One Salmo salar chromosome ssa01, Ssal_v3.1, whole genome shotgun sequence DNA window includes the following coding sequences:
- the LOC106583053 gene encoding cdc42 effector protein 3 gives MPLKMSLCRKPASARWSRTQKRREVLSVNMISLPLADFCHVAHIGSNASSDSFGDLSFLKGGHSLILHSSQSEHNLFLACYPPPKPPRLNLGEAEALKIPEWTRAHLSHRASERRKEYSSLPMLDSEEGEGAIEASVSPSHGVMVRSHSPGRGSLSSGRDGDSTQTCHEDTLQLDEVDNSFSFSLDLGPSILDDVLQVMDRLHY, from the coding sequence ATGCCACTGAAGATGTCTCTGTGCCGTAAGCCAGCCTCGGCCCGCTGGTCTAGGACCCAGAAGCGCAGGGAGGTGCTCTCTGTCAACATGATCAGCCTCCCATTGGCCGACTTCTGCCACGTTGCCCACATCGGGAGCAACGCCAGCAGTGACAGCTTTGGGGACCTGTCCTTTCTGAAGGGGGGCCACAGCCTGATACTACACAGCTCTCAGAGCGAACATAACCTCTTCCTGGCCTGCTACCCTCCACCCAAACCCCCACGACTTAACCTGGGTGAGGCCGAGGCCCTAAAGATCCCAGAGTGGACCAGGGCCCACTTGAGCCACAGAGCCTccgagaggaggaaggagtacaGCTCCTTGCCCATGCTGGACAGTGAGGAGGGCGAGGGGGCGATCGAGGCCAGTGTTAGCCCCAGCCACGGGGTCATGGTCAGAAGCCACAGTCCTGGCCGGGGCAGTCTGAGCTCTGGCAGGGATGGAGATTCCACTCAGACCTGCCATGAGGACACGCTGCAGCTGGATGAGGTGGACAACAGCTTCTCCTTCAGCCTGGACCTGGGCCCCTCCATCCTGGATGACGTGCTGCAGGTCATGGACAGGCTCCACTATTAG
- the gchfr gene encoding GTP cyclohydrolase 1 feedback regulatory protein — MPYVLVSTQIRLETGPTMVGDVYSDPAIMNYLGARKTTMLGNNFSEYHVDEPPRLVLDKLEKIGFRMVTMTGVGQTLVWCMHKETE, encoded by the exons ATGCCCTATGTACTCGTTAGTACTCAGATCCGGCTG GAGACTGGGCCAACCATGGTAGGAGATGTATACTCTGACCCAGCAATAATGAACTACCTGGGAGCCAGGAAAACCACCATGCTGGGGAACAATTT CTCGGAGTACCACGTGGACGAACCTCCGCGGTTGGTGTTGGACAAGTTGGAGAAGATTGGCTTCCGCATGGTGACGATGACAGGCGTGGGACAAACGCTGGTGTGGTGCATGCACAAGGAGACTGAGTGA